In the genome of candidate division WOR-3 bacterium, the window TCAAGGTTATGAGGTTTTGAATATATTCTGAGCGAAGAGCACTTATTTCAATTGTCCTTGCTTCCGTCTTTTTTAAGATTTTCACATCAGTTTCCCCTTTTGGTCCTTTTACCCTGATCAATTCTCCTATACCCAAATCTCTTATCCTCTTCTCTTGGTCATTGAGGTCTTTTCTTAGAAAAAGGCAGGAGTTGATAGCATAATAAAACTTGTATCGGTTTAGAAAGAGAAAAGGGAAAATTTTATGGATAAGTTCAGCAATAAGCCATATATTTTTATCCTCTTCCCAGTAAAGGACTACTGGTTTTTCCTTCCTTTCTAAGTTTATTGCCAGATAGCCCCAAGGGAATGAAAACAAGTTAATCTCATCTTCGGGATAGTGAAGAGATTCCATAATTTCTGAGGCAATTGTCTTTGCCACTTCTTCTTCGCACTTTTCAATTTCTGCCACTGGGTAATAGGTTTCGCCAATGTAAGCATGCTGACCACTGGATGTATTTTGTAATCCCGCGGTGTCTAAAATCTCTTTTTCCAGCAAAGAAAAAATCTGAGGGGAATGTTCACCTTCCAAACAATAACCGATTTGCATTCGGAGAGCGTCATCATAAGCCCGAGTCCATAATTCCAATTTCTGATTAGGATTTACCACTTGCCAACCGGTGCTCAATATTCGGACATCCATAAATAAATCTTCTCTTCCCTCCTGGCCAAAGATAATTTTTTTAGTTCTTTCTAAAAACTCTTCAACTTCTTCTTGGGGAAATGGTTCGTTCGGTTTTACTTTTTTCCAGCCGGCGGAAAGAAATTCTCTGATTGCTTTCTTATGCCATTCAAATTCACTTTCTTTCTCTAATCCGTGCCAGCGAAAAAGAAAAATGGATTGATAAATTGTTGGGTCCTTAACCATAAGATATATTATAAAGTTTCTGCTCTTTTAATAATTTCCTTTATCCGCTCCACCAAATTTCTTTCAAATTCCTTAGGCGATAAAACCTGTCCTGTGGGGAGGCCAGGGGTTTCTTCCTTTCGCCCGACCATTTCCTCAGATGGTATCCCTCGGGTAGGAACCTTTGTTTCCACTCCCAAAATTAGGCCTGTAGTGAAAGGGTGTCTTTGAAAAAGGGAAATAACTTCTTCCGTCCATTTGCGAAGGGATTCTTTCTCTGGGATTAAATTCTGAGAGGACTTTTTCAGACCTTCTCGGAAATCATTCCAGGAATCACCGAGATTTTTTTTAATCTCCCCTAACCTTTCTTCTAATAAACTAACGAGTGTTATTGCCTCCATTTTTCCCTCCTTATTATTTCTGCCAATAATTCCACAACTTCATAAAAATTCCTTTTTTTATTTCGCCCTCTTTTATCTTCGGCAAATACGGTTCCACATATTGATAAGCCTTTTTTAATTCTCCGTCATCAAGCCATACCCCACATCCCTTCGGACAACCATCAATAAGAAAAGTCTTATTCTTTTCCGCACAATACCAATAGTTAGAAAGTCTATTGCCACAACGGGGACATTGATAACTTCCTTCCTTTCCCCTCTCAACTCCTACACTTCCTTCCCAACTCTTTTTCAATTCCTCCGGTAGATTATCGTATCCCCTTTTAAGGATTTCTAAAAGTTCTTGCCCCTTAAAATCAAACCAGACACCTTCGCAATTGGGGCATTGGTCAACTATTACCGTCTTAACTTTAATCTCCTTCAAAGGGAATTTCTTTCCACATTTGGGACAACCTAACATTCCTTTCATACTTTAATTATATTCAATTTTTCCTTAATGTCAATCGGCGCCGAAGCATTGAAATCCTGCCCAGTGATAGGGATGGGAAAAGGGCTTATCCTCAGAAAATTGAGAAAGGGAACCGGTTAATAACCCTAAAAGGTATCCTGACTTTCCCTTTGCCCAATCTAATAATTCTTCCTTTGTCGCTTCCTTTAACCATAACTGGGCTTCCCTTAATGCCCCTCCCTTACCCATATTCTTATTAAATATATTGTCATAGGTTCTTATCATTATTAAGGCAGTTGAAATATCAGAAACTGTCCAAAGACTACCAATCACCGTTGGTGCACCGGCATAAAGAAATCCTGTATGTAAACCGATACTCTCATCGGCAATATCCCGAAAATCAATTAAACCAGTCTCACAAGCAGAAAGGGAAACAAGCCAACTATTGGGAATTTTTCCTTTGTCAAAAATTTCATAAAGTTCTAAACATTCATTATTCCCTAATAGCAAACGGGAACTTAAATCCGAGCCTAAAGAATATTCCCCATAGGTTGAAAGATGGATTATATTAAATTGACTTATCCTTTCCAATAAATAACTCTTATCAACTACTTCTCTAATGTGGGTCTCTTTCATCGCAAATCCCTTTTCGATCTCTTGCACCTCTACTTCTGAAAATAGAAGGGGAAAAGGAGAAGGCGGATTGGCAATGGCAAAGAGACTATCCCTACTTTTTCTCTCTTCTTCCCTTCTATAACATAAGTCCAAAAGGGTGCAGTTTGGGGCATAGGTTATCTCATACTCATCAATAAGATATCTCCCATCTTCTTTTTGACAGGCATGAATTGGTAAGATACTTAACCCTTTATTGGGAATGATTACAATCTTTTCACCTTTCTCAAACCTTTTCTCTTCAAAGACCTTTGCCAATAAGTCCTCATATAAGGGTTTTAAGTTATTAAACCAATTTTTCTGCTCCTCCACCACTACTTTTTCTGTCTCTTCCTTTCCCTTTTCCAAAACGAGTCTCCTAAAATTACCAACTATATTTTTATAATTAAAATAACGATAGACCCAACCATCAATTGGCTTATTTCCATCAAACTTCACCAAAATCTCCCTTAACCTCTTATCATTAAATCCTGGAACATTTATAAATTCAAAACCATTCTTTGGTTTTATAATAAATACAT includes:
- a CDS encoding CHAT domain-containing protein, with product EYSERGKGRTILDFIIYKGIEREKEEEIKKPLNFERIKDLANRIGRTIVLFRVTNKETYVFIIKPKNGFEFINVPGFNDKRLREILVKFDGNKPIDGWVYRYFNYKNIVGNFRRLVLEKGKEETEKVVVEEQKNWFNNLKPLYEDLLAKVFEEKRFEKGEKIVIIPNKGLSILPIHACQKEDGRYLIDEYEITYAPNCTLLDLCYRREEERKSRDSLFAIANPPSPFPLLFSEVEVQEIEKGFAMKETHIREVVDKSYLLERISQFNIIHLSTYGEYSLGSDLSSRLLLGNNECLELYEIFDKGKIPNSWLVSLSACETGLIDFRDIADESIGLHTGFLYAGAPTVIGSLWTVSDISTALIMIRTYDNIFNKNMGKGGALREAQLWLKEATKEELLDWAKGKSGYLLGLLTGSLSQFSEDKPFSHPYHWAGFQCFGAD
- a CDS encoding zf-TFIIB domain-containing protein; translation: MKGMLGCPKCGKKFPLKEIKVKTVIVDQCPNCEGVWFDFKGQELLEILKRGYDNLPEELKKSWEGSVGVERGKEGSYQCPRCGNRLSNYWYCAEKNKTFLIDGCPKGCGVWLDDGELKKAYQYVEPYLPKIKEGEIKKGIFMKLWNYWQK